The following proteins are co-located in the Osmia bicornis bicornis unplaced genomic scaffold, iOsmBic2.1, whole genome shotgun sequence genome:
- the LOC114881467 gene encoding uncharacterized protein LOC114881467 has translation MGQLPLCRITPSRPFTHTGVDYAGPLTLKTWKGRGAKTPKGWICVFVCFATSAVHLKVVTVYSADAFIAAYRRFAARRGTAASLYSDCGTNFQGADAQLKKQFKDSTRENQDIAALLAKDGTQWHFNPPAAPHMGGKWEAVVKSLKFHLNRTIGDALLTFEESITLHQ, from the coding sequence atgggccaactacctctttGTCGGATCACTCCATCGCGCCCGTTCACACACACTGGTGTGGACTACGCaggaccgctcacgctgaaGACTTGGAAAGGCAGAGGAGCCAAGACGCCGAAAGGGTGGATTTGTGTATTCGTCTGCTTTGCAACATCAGCTGTACACTTGAAAGTTGTCACCGTCTACTCAGCCGACGCGTTCATCGCAGCCTATCGCAGATTCGCAGCAAGGAGAGGAACTGCAGCCTCTCTCTACTCAGATTGCGGGaccaacttccaaggagcGGACGCGCAGTTAAAAAAGCAGTTCAAGGACAGCACACGCGAAAATCAAGACATCGCAGCTCTACTCGCCAAGGATGGTACGCAGTGGCActtcaaccctcctgccgctCCACACATGGGTGGAAAATGGGAGGCAGTGGTCAAGTCTCTCAAATTCCATCTGAACAGGACGATTGGAGATGCTTTATTGACGTTCGAGGAATCAATAACATTGCATCAATAA